A stretch of Rhodoferax potami DNA encodes these proteins:
- a CDS encoding Hsp33 family molecular chaperone HslO — translation MSELHKFLFDGLPVRGAIVRLTDTWQEILRRRASSTEHGAYPEPVQSLLGEITAAATLMQSNIKFDGALVLQIFGDGPVKLAVTEIQPDFKVRSTATIAGDIAPDMLLSQMVNAQNEGRCAITLDPTTKFPGQQPYQGVVPLFDDSGKPLERISEVLEHYMLQSEQLDTTLVLAANDKVAAGLLIQRLPMQGEGNLSGSMVSKENEDEIGLNEHYNRISILAKSLKSEELLELDVDTILRRLFWEEPLTRFEPLVGETAPRFSCNCSRERVGKMIVGLGREEAASILAERSDIEVACEFCGVQYRFDPVDAAQLFTDAVQLQQGPSGTH, via the coding sequence ATGTCTGAACTGCACAAGTTTTTGTTTGATGGTTTACCGGTTCGGGGTGCCATCGTGCGTCTGACGGACACCTGGCAAGAGATTTTGCGGCGACGCGCTTCCAGCACGGAGCATGGCGCCTACCCGGAGCCCGTGCAAAGCCTGTTAGGTGAGATTACGGCAGCGGCGACCTTGATGCAGTCCAACATCAAGTTTGACGGTGCGCTCGTCCTGCAAATTTTTGGTGATGGCCCGGTCAAGCTGGCGGTCACCGAGATCCAGCCCGATTTCAAGGTTCGCTCGACCGCCACTATTGCGGGAGACATTGCGCCTGACATGCTGTTGAGCCAGATGGTGAATGCGCAAAATGAAGGGCGTTGCGCGATTACCCTGGACCCGACCACCAAGTTCCCTGGTCAACAGCCTTACCAGGGTGTCGTGCCCTTGTTTGATGACAGTGGCAAGCCGCTGGAGCGCATCAGCGAGGTGTTGGAGCACTACATGCTGCAAAGCGAGCAGTTAGATACCACGCTGGTATTGGCCGCCAACGACAAGGTGGCGGCGGGTCTGCTGATCCAGCGCTTGCCGATGCAAGGGGAGGGGAATCTCTCGGGCAGCATGGTGTCCAAAGAGAACGAGGATGAAATCGGTCTGAACGAGCACTACAACCGCATTTCCATCTTGGCCAAGAGCCTGAAAAGTGAAGAGTTGCTGGAGCTGGATGTCGACACGATTCTTCGACGCCTTTTTTGGGAAGAGCCCTTAACCCGGTTTGAACCTTTGGTGGGTGAGACTGCGCCGCGTTTTAGCTGCAATTGCAGTCGCGAGCGCGTGGGCAAAATGATCGTTGGCCTTGGGCGCGAAGAGGCTGCCAGCATTTTGGCGGAACGTAGCGATATCGAAGTCGCTTGCGAGTTCTGCGGTGTGCAGTACCGGTTTGACCCGGTGGATGCTGCTCAGCTGTTCACTGATGCGGTCCAACTGCAGCAGGGGCCTTCCGGCACCCACTAA
- a CDS encoding ferritin-like domain-containing protein → MELREHALKAFQASVPEHKAQLALELLSGDPAFVVDAKRYFAPPDAPGQPPRPELVVPKDVPRRSPFTPAGHAALMHSITHIEFNAINLALDCIWRYDHMPEAFYRDWATVAAEEAKHFTLLSGHLKALGYAYGDFPAHTGLWTICHNTAPDIAARMALVPRTMEARGLDATPLIQSKLAKVGTAAALEARAILDIILAEEVGHVATGNRWYHWLCAQHNLDADAFYAQAAVRYAAPRPKPPFNYAARKAAGFTPAEMQKLDLDAGIEPGRDIASSDAAHTT, encoded by the coding sequence ATGGAACTTAGAGAACACGCCCTCAAGGCCTTTCAAGCCAGTGTGCCGGAGCACAAAGCGCAACTGGCGTTGGAGTTGCTGTCTGGTGATCCGGCATTCGTCGTGGATGCAAAGCGCTACTTCGCGCCACCTGACGCACCGGGGCAACCGCCTCGTCCGGAACTCGTGGTTCCCAAAGACGTTCCCCGCCGCTCGCCCTTCACACCTGCAGGGCATGCAGCGTTGATGCACTCGATCACGCACATTGAATTCAATGCCATCAACCTCGCTTTGGATTGCATTTGGCGTTACGACCACATGCCAGAAGCGTTCTATCGGGACTGGGCGACTGTGGCCGCTGAAGAAGCCAAGCACTTCACCCTACTGTCCGGACACCTGAAGGCACTGGGCTATGCGTATGGCGACTTTCCCGCACATACCGGGCTGTGGACGATCTGCCACAACACCGCCCCTGACATCGCTGCCCGGATGGCACTGGTGCCGCGCACCATGGAAGCGCGCGGACTGGATGCGACGCCACTGATTCAATCCAAACTCGCCAAGGTCGGCACTGCAGCGGCTCTGGAGGCGCGCGCTATTCTGGACATCATCTTGGCAGAGGAAGTGGGCCACGTCGCCACCGGAAACCGCTGGTACCACTGGCTCTGCGCCCAACACAATTTGGATGCAGATGCGTTTTATGCGCAAGCAGCGGTGCGGTATGCGGCACCGCGGCCCAAACCACCATTCAATTACGCAGCCCGCAAAGCAGCAGGCTTTACCCCTGCAGAAATGCAAAAGCTAGACCTCGATGCAGGGATCGAACCTGGGCGCGATATAGCCTCGTCCGACGCAGCACACACCACCTAG
- a CDS encoding CTP synthase: MTKFVFVTGGVVSSLGKGIASASLAAILESRGLTVTLIKLDPYLNVDPGTMSPLQHGEVFVTDDGAETDLDLGHYERFIETRMRKTNNFTTGQIYKSVLDKERRGDYLGKTVQVIPHVTNEIQEFVKRGARFGEPDAVDVAIVEIGGTVGDIESLPFLEAVRQMSLKLGPNNSAFVHLSYLPWIAAAGELKTKPTQHTAKQLREIGIQADVLLCRADRPIPDEERAKISLFSNVPEWGVISMWDVDTIYKVPRMLHEQGLDGLICDKLRLNTPPASLKRWDDLVYATEHPQGEVTIAMVGKYVDLTDSYKSVNEALRHAGMKNHVRVKIEHVDSETIEASTANQLAKYDAILVPGGFGKRGIEGKISTARFARENKVPYLGICLGMQVATIEFARHVAGLTDANSTEFDPESPNPVIALITEWKDADGTIKTRDVNSDLGGTMRLGAQSSDVAKNTLAHKIYGDVVTERHRHRYEANVNYLDTLRASGLVISALTQREQLTEIVELPESVHPWYVGVQFHPEFKSTPWNGHPLFNAFIKAAVEHQNGGKSLKAVA, from the coding sequence ATGACCAAATTTGTCTTCGTCACCGGCGGTGTGGTGTCTTCCCTTGGAAAGGGAATCGCCTCAGCCTCCCTTGCTGCGATCCTCGAATCGCGGGGCCTGACAGTCACCCTCATCAAGCTGGACCCCTACCTCAACGTTGATCCCGGGACCATGTCTCCCCTGCAGCACGGCGAGGTGTTCGTCACCGACGACGGCGCAGAAACTGACTTGGATCTTGGCCACTATGAGCGTTTCATTGAAACGCGCATGCGCAAGACCAACAACTTCACCACTGGTCAAATTTACAAAAGCGTGCTCGACAAAGAGCGCCGCGGTGACTACCTGGGCAAAACAGTCCAGGTCATTCCCCATGTGACCAACGAAATCCAAGAGTTCGTCAAACGCGGTGCGCGGTTCGGCGAGCCGGATGCGGTGGACGTGGCGATCGTCGAAATCGGTGGAACCGTGGGCGACATCGAGTCGCTGCCCTTCCTTGAAGCCGTTCGCCAAATGAGCCTCAAGCTCGGCCCTAACAACAGCGCGTTTGTCCACCTGAGCTACCTCCCCTGGATTGCAGCGGCCGGCGAACTAAAGACCAAGCCGACCCAGCACACTGCCAAGCAGTTGCGCGAAATCGGTATCCAAGCGGATGTTCTTTTGTGCCGCGCGGATCGCCCGATTCCTGATGAAGAGCGCGCCAAAATTTCGCTGTTCTCCAACGTGCCTGAATGGGGCGTGATCTCCATGTGGGATGTGGACACCATCTACAAAGTGCCGCGCATGTTGCACGAGCAAGGCCTGGATGGCCTGATTTGCGACAAGCTGCGCCTGAACACACCACCTGCAAGCCTTAAGCGCTGGGATGATCTGGTGTATGCGACCGAACACCCCCAAGGCGAAGTCACTATCGCCATGGTCGGCAAGTATGTGGACCTGACTGACAGCTACAAATCAGTCAACGAAGCCTTGCGCCATGCCGGCATGAAGAACCATGTACGCGTCAAAATCGAACACGTGGATTCCGAGACCATTGAAGCCAGCACGGCCAACCAACTGGCGAAATACGACGCCATTCTGGTGCCCGGCGGTTTCGGCAAGAGGGGTATTGAAGGGAAGATCAGCACCGCCCGTTTTGCCCGCGAGAACAAAGTGCCCTATTTGGGAATTTGCTTGGGGATGCAAGTTGCCACCATCGAATTCGCGCGCCATGTGGCCGGCTTGACAGATGCCAACAGCACCGAATTTGATCCCGAAAGCCCGAACCCCGTGATCGCCCTGATCACCGAGTGGAAGGATGCGGACGGCACGATCAAAACCCGTGATGTCAATTCGGATCTTGGCGGCACCATGCGCTTGGGCGCACAAAGCTCTGATGTAGCCAAAAACACGCTGGCCCACAAGATCTATGGGGATGTCGTCACCGAGCGCCACCGCCACCGCTACGAGGCGAACGTGAATTACCTCGACACCCTTCGGGCATCTGGTCTCGTCATTTCTGCGCTGACCCAGCGCGAGCAACTGACCGAGATCGTGGAACTACCGGAAAGTGTTCACCCTTGGTATGTGGGTGTGCAGTTCCACCCGGAGTTCAAGTCCACTCCGTGGAACGGCCATCCATTGTTCAATGCATTTATCAAAGCGGCCGTTGAGCACCAGAACGGTGGAAAAAGTTTGAAAGCGGTTGCCTGA
- the eno gene encoding phosphopyruvate hydratase, which produces MSAIVDIVGREILDSRGNPTVECDVLLESGTMGRAAVPSGASTGSREAIELRDGDKKRYLGKGVLKAVEHINTEISEAVLGLDASEQAFLDKTLIDLDGTENKSRLGANAMLAVSMAVARAAAEEAGLPLYRYFGGMGSVQMPVPMMNVMNGGEHANNNLDLQELMIIPVGAPSFREALRWGAEVFHALKKILHDQGISTAVGDEGGFAPNVANHEAAIQMILQAIDKAGYVAGEQIALGLDCAASEFYKDGKYELEGEGLSLTAQEWTDMLATWVDKYPIISIEDGMAEGDWDGWKVLTDRLGAKVQIVGDDLFVTNTKILKEGIDKGIANSILIKINQIGTLSETFAAIEMAKRAGYTAVISHRSGETEDSTISDIAVGTNAGQIKTGSLSRSDRMAKYNQLLRIEEDLGDVAVYPGRAAFYNLR; this is translated from the coding sequence ATGAGCGCAATTGTTGACATCGTCGGCCGAGAGATTCTTGACTCTCGCGGCAACCCTACCGTTGAATGCGACGTGCTGCTGGAGTCCGGCACCATGGGCCGTGCGGCTGTGCCCTCCGGCGCATCCACTGGTTCCCGCGAAGCCATTGAGCTGCGTGATGGCGACAAGAAGCGCTACCTCGGCAAGGGCGTGTTGAAAGCGGTTGAGCACATCAACACTGAAATCTCCGAAGCCGTATTGGGCCTCGACGCTTCCGAACAAGCCTTTCTGGACAAGACATTGATTGACTTGGACGGCACCGAAAACAAATCCCGCTTGGGCGCCAACGCGATGTTGGCTGTCTCCATGGCAGTAGCCCGCGCTGCCGCTGAAGAGGCAGGCTTGCCTTTGTACCGTTACTTCGGCGGCATGGGCAGCGTGCAAATGCCCGTTCCCATGATGAACGTCATGAACGGTGGCGAACACGCCAACAACAACCTTGATCTGCAAGAGTTGATGATCATCCCCGTGGGCGCACCCAGCTTCCGCGAAGCCCTGCGCTGGGGTGCCGAAGTGTTCCACGCGCTCAAGAAAATCCTGCACGACCAGGGCATCAGCACGGCAGTGGGCGACGAAGGCGGTTTTGCCCCCAACGTGGCAAACCATGAAGCCGCGATCCAGATGATTCTGCAAGCCATCGACAAGGCTGGCTACGTCGCAGGCGAGCAAATCGCTCTCGGCTTGGATTGCGCCGCTTCTGAGTTCTACAAAGACGGCAAATACGAACTCGAAGGTGAAGGCCTGAGCCTGACCGCCCAAGAGTGGACCGACATGTTGGCCACCTGGGTCGACAAGTACCCCATCATCAGCATCGAAGACGGCATGGCTGAAGGCGACTGGGACGGCTGGAAAGTATTGACCGACCGTTTGGGTGCCAAGGTGCAAATCGTGGGTGACGACTTGTTCGTGACCAACACCAAGATCCTGAAAGAAGGCATCGACAAAGGCATAGCCAACTCGATCCTGATCAAGATCAACCAGATCGGCACTTTGTCTGAAACTTTCGCCGCCATCGAAATGGCCAAGCGTGCCGGCTACACCGCCGTCATCAGCCACCGCTCGGGCGAAACTGAAGATTCCACCATCTCTGATATCGCGGTGGGCACCAACGCCGGCCAGATCAAGACCGGTTCCCTGAGCCGTTCCGACCGTATGGCCAAGTACAACCAGTTGCTCCGCATCGAAGAGGACTTGGGTGATGTGGCCGTGTACCCCGGCCGCGCGGCGTTCTACAACCTGCGTTAA
- a CDS encoding septum formation initiator family protein, translated as MGNRWVPVMLIALLLILHGQLWFGRGSIPDVARLSKQLEEQKQLNAQALQANERLEAEIHDLKEGLEIVEEKARSELGMVKANEIYVQIAR; from the coding sequence ATGGGTAACCGCTGGGTCCCTGTCATGTTGATTGCACTGCTGCTGATCCTGCATGGTCAGCTGTGGTTCGGTCGTGGAAGCATCCCGGACGTCGCCCGACTGTCCAAACAACTAGAAGAACAAAAACAGCTCAACGCGCAGGCACTCCAAGCCAATGAGCGTCTCGAAGCTGAAATCCACGACCTGAAAGAAGGCCTGGAAATTGTCGAAGAAAAAGCACGCTCTGAATTGGGCATGGTGAAGGCGAACGAGATTTACGTTCAGATTGCCCGCTGA
- the dut gene encoding dUTP diphosphatase — MKIDVKIIDPRLQNNLPTYATPGSAGLDLRACLDAPLTLAPNAWQLVPTGMAIYLEDPAYAALILPRSGLGHKHGIVLGNLVGLIDSDYQGQLMVSAWNRSEVPFTIEPMERIAQLMIVPVVQAQFNVVTEFPASQRGEGGYGSTGKA, encoded by the coding sequence ATGAAAATCGACGTCAAGATCATCGATCCTCGCTTGCAAAACAATTTGCCGACCTATGCCACCCCGGGCAGTGCTGGCTTGGATTTGCGCGCTTGCCTGGACGCCCCGCTAACCCTGGCTCCCAATGCATGGCAACTGGTACCTACCGGCATGGCAATTTATCTCGAAGACCCTGCGTACGCGGCGTTGATTCTGCCCCGCTCCGGGCTGGGGCACAAACACGGCATCGTGCTGGGCAATCTGGTGGGTTTGATTGACAGCGATTACCAAGGCCAACTCATGGTGAGCGCTTGGAACCGCAGCGAAGTGCCGTTCACCATCGAGCCGATGGAGCGCATTGCGCAGTTGATGATCGTGCCGGTGGTGCAAGCCCAGTTCAATGTGGTGACCGAATTCCCCGCGTCACAGCGCGGGGAGGGCGGCTACGGCTCCACCGGAAAGGCCTGA
- the coaBC gene encoding bifunctional phosphopantothenoylcysteine decarboxylase/phosphopantothenate--cysteine ligase CoaBC yields the protein MDLSGKHIVLGLTGGIACYKAAELCRALIKQGATVQVVMTEAAAQFITPVTMQALSNRPVFDSQWDAREHNNMPHINLSREADAILIAPCSADFMAKLLHGRADDLLSLMCLARPIESVPLIIAPAMNREMWAHPATQRNLAQLRADGTHVLGVGNGDQACGETGDGRMLEPDELLQEVVAFFQPQRLAGQHVVVTAGPTFEAIDPVRGITNLSSGKMGFAIARAAREAGAEVTLIAGPVALATPRGVKRVDVKSALDMHLASTEHAQNATVFIATAAVADWRPATAANHKLKKDGSGATPKLEFVENPDILADVAQTERAVRGDLYCVGFAAESHDLLAHATAKRLRKKVPLLVGNIGPATFGQDDNALLLIDAAGSTELPRNSKLHLARQLVAEIAKRLHATS from the coding sequence ATGGACCTTTCCGGTAAACATATTGTTCTGGGTTTGACAGGCGGCATTGCCTGCTACAAGGCGGCTGAGCTGTGCCGTGCGTTGATCAAGCAGGGGGCTACCGTGCAGGTCGTGATGACCGAGGCCGCCGCGCAATTCATCACGCCGGTGACCATGCAAGCGCTGAGCAATCGCCCGGTATTTGATTCGCAGTGGGATGCTCGCGAGCACAACAACATGCCGCATATCAACCTGAGTCGCGAGGCCGACGCCATTCTGATTGCGCCCTGCAGCGCCGACTTCATGGCCAAACTGTTGCATGGTCGTGCCGATGATTTGCTGAGCCTGATGTGCCTTGCGCGGCCGATTGAGAGCGTGCCGCTGATCATTGCCCCCGCCATGAACCGGGAGATGTGGGCGCACCCTGCCACCCAGCGCAATCTCGCGCAACTGCGTGCAGATGGCACCCATGTGCTGGGCGTGGGAAATGGAGACCAGGCCTGCGGTGAGACGGGCGACGGGCGCATGCTGGAGCCGGACGAGTTGCTGCAGGAGGTTGTTGCGTTCTTTCAGCCTCAGCGTCTGGCGGGGCAGCATGTCGTGGTCACTGCCGGGCCCACCTTCGAGGCGATTGACCCGGTGCGTGGCATTACCAACCTCTCTAGCGGGAAAATGGGGTTTGCTATTGCCCGTGCCGCGCGGGAAGCTGGCGCTGAGGTGACCTTGATCGCAGGCCCGGTGGCTTTGGCAACGCCTCGCGGCGTTAAGCGGGTCGATGTGAAATCGGCACTCGATATGCACCTAGCCAGCACAGAACATGCGCAAAACGCTACTGTTTTTATAGCAACGGCTGCTGTGGCGGATTGGCGCCCTGCGACTGCGGCCAACCATAAGCTTAAAAAAGACGGCAGCGGTGCAACGCCGAAACTCGAGTTTGTAGAGAATCCCGACATACTGGCCGATGTGGCCCAAACCGAACGTGCGGTGCGTGGCGATCTCTATTGCGTGGGCTTTGCTGCGGAAAGCCATGATTTATTGGCCCACGCGACGGCAAAGCGACTGCGAAAAAAGGTGCCGCTGCTGGTGGGCAACATCGGTCCCGCGACCTTCGGTCAGGACGACAATGCACTTCTGCTCATCGATGCCGCCGGTTCTACCGAACTGCCTCGCAACTCCAAGCTGCATTTGGCCCGGCAACTCGTTGCCGAAATCGCCAAACGCCTGCACGCTACCTCTTAA
- a CDS encoding gamma carbonic anhydrase family protein — protein sequence MAVYELDGIAPQLSEGVWIADSAEVMGAVEIGADANIWFGAVVRGDTETIRIGAGTNIQDASVLHADMGKPLTIGDNVTVGHQVMLHGCTIGDGSLIGIGAVVLNGARIGKGCLVGAGALVTEGKEFPDGSMIIGSPAKAVRELTEVQQQALVASAKHYVENARRFRSSLKKIA from the coding sequence ATGGCGGTTTATGAACTTGATGGCATCGCGCCTCAGCTTTCTGAGGGTGTTTGGATCGCAGACAGCGCCGAAGTCATGGGCGCTGTTGAAATTGGCGCAGATGCCAATATATGGTTCGGAGCCGTAGTGCGCGGAGACACGGAAACGATCCGCATCGGTGCAGGAACCAATATCCAGGACGCCAGCGTGCTACACGCAGACATGGGTAAGCCTTTGACCATTGGCGACAACGTCACGGTGGGGCATCAAGTCATGTTGCATGGTTGCACCATCGGTGATGGCTCTTTGATCGGTATCGGTGCGGTAGTTCTTAACGGTGCTCGTATCGGCAAAGGCTGTTTGGTGGGGGCAGGTGCTTTGGTGACCGAAGGAAAGGAATTCCCTGACGGCAGCATGATCATCGGCAGTCCTGCCAAAGCCGTGCGGGAGTTGACCGAAGTACAGCAACAAGCGTTGGTGGCCAGTGCCAAGCATTACGTCGAAAACGCGCGACGTTTCAGGTCCAGCCTGAAGAAAATCGCTTAG
- a CDS encoding EAL and HDOD domain-containing protein yields the protein MYPTENAFANPGAASISIARQAIVDKNQAVVGYELFNRSVQKGAHTASSDAQMLFNLLSMAESETLVGNALLFVNCTLDSLAAGHVDLIAPEHYVLQIPAVPLSQVDQIQLRLPTLRALHARGFRLAFDYSVLTQPYEDWLPLAAYIKFDTVVLKSATMNSFIRLAQAKTQAHLVAEKVSTQAQYLQLKELGVGLFQGDWFSQATLVEGHSMRPGQATILQLINLVRKQASTAEIEEVLKRDPTLSFNLLRFINSAGFGLRTEVSSFKHAVMLLGLQRLFKWAALLLTTSTLSGAAPAIGTTAVVRGRLMELLAAEALPADDCDHAFVVGIFSLLDSMLGMPLETALANLTLPDSVTQALLHRSGPLAHYLTLTLACESGDDEAFAQSAQALQLTEKQINWAHLQALAWAETLGET from the coding sequence ATGTACCCCACCGAAAATGCCTTTGCCAACCCCGGCGCTGCCTCTATCTCGATTGCCCGGCAAGCCATCGTCGACAAGAACCAAGCCGTGGTTGGGTATGAACTTTTCAATCGCAGCGTCCAAAAAGGCGCGCACACGGCATCATCCGATGCCCAAATGCTGTTCAACTTGCTGTCGATGGCCGAGAGTGAAACGCTCGTTGGCAATGCCCTCCTGTTTGTCAATTGCACACTCGACAGCCTCGCGGCAGGCCATGTCGACTTGATTGCGCCGGAGCATTATGTTTTGCAAATTCCGGCAGTGCCGCTGTCCCAAGTAGATCAAATCCAGCTGCGACTCCCGACCTTGCGAGCCCTGCACGCGCGCGGTTTTCGGCTGGCGTTCGACTACTCCGTGTTGACGCAGCCTTACGAAGACTGGCTCCCTTTGGCCGCCTACATCAAGTTCGACACGGTCGTTTTGAAATCCGCGACCATGAACTCCTTCATCCGCTTGGCGCAAGCGAAAACCCAAGCCCATCTCGTTGCAGAAAAAGTATCGACCCAAGCGCAGTACCTTCAACTCAAAGAGCTGGGAGTCGGCTTGTTTCAGGGCGACTGGTTCTCCCAAGCCACCCTGGTTGAAGGGCATAGCATGCGCCCCGGTCAGGCCACAATCCTGCAACTGATCAACCTAGTTCGCAAGCAGGCCAGTACCGCAGAGATTGAAGAAGTCTTGAAGCGTGACCCAACCCTGTCTTTTAACCTCCTGCGATTTATCAACTCTGCAGGGTTCGGCCTCCGGACCGAGGTTTCTTCTTTCAAGCACGCAGTCATGCTGCTGGGATTGCAACGACTCTTCAAATGGGCTGCCTTGTTGCTGACCACATCGACGCTGAGCGGCGCTGCGCCTGCTATCGGAACCACCGCGGTGGTTCGCGGCCGCTTGATGGAATTGCTAGCGGCAGAGGCCCTCCCCGCCGATGACTGCGACCACGCATTTGTTGTGGGTATCTTCTCCTTACTCGACAGCATGCTGGGTATGCCGCTCGAGACCGCATTGGCCAACCTCACCCTGCCAGACAGTGTGACGCAGGCTTTGCTCCACCGGAGCGGGCCCCTTGCGCACTACCTCACGCTCACCCTCGCTTGCGAATCAGGCGATGACGAGGCCTTTGCCCAGAGTGCCCAAGCCTTGCAGCTGACTGAAAAGCAAATCAACTGGGCGCATTTGCAAGCCTTGGCGTGGGCGGAGACATTGGGCGAGACCTGA
- a CDS encoding FKBP-type peptidyl-prolyl cis-trans isomerase, whose translation MEITTQCVVALTWTLKDTLGEELDVLDEPVEFLLGGNDLLPPIEAALQGHVAGDKVQLQIEPEEAFGDFNDQLIFLEPRGLFPAELQEGLTMEGYALPAGCNPDAPKDALYTITDIYPEHVVLDGNHPLAGIAIRIQLKVESVREATEDEIGSGTLGTGFFRVQPLHEQAPGSDHLH comes from the coding sequence ATGGAAATCACCACACAATGCGTCGTTGCCCTCACATGGACGCTGAAAGACACACTGGGCGAAGAACTGGACGTTTTGGACGAGCCGGTTGAGTTTTTATTGGGCGGCAACGACTTGTTGCCCCCCATCGAAGCTGCGCTGCAAGGCCACGTAGCCGGAGATAAAGTGCAATTGCAAATTGAGCCGGAAGAGGCTTTCGGCGATTTCAATGACCAGCTGATTTTCTTGGAGCCGCGCGGCCTGTTTCCCGCAGAGTTGCAAGAAGGCCTGACCATGGAGGGTTATGCATTACCCGCAGGCTGTAACCCGGACGCCCCCAAGGACGCGCTCTACACCATCACAGATATTTACCCGGAACACGTGGTGCTGGATGGCAACCACCCGCTGGCGGGCATCGCCATCCGTATTCAACTCAAAGTAGAGTCAGTCCGGGAAGCCACTGAAGACGAAATCGGCTCTGGTACCTTGGGTACCGGGTTCTTCCGGGTCCAGCCTTTGCACGAGCAAGCCCCCGGAAGCGATCACCTGCACTAA
- the kdsA gene encoding 3-deoxy-8-phosphooctulonate synthase, with amino-acid sequence MKLCDFEIGLDRPFFLIAGTCSIEGLEMSIEVAGQLKEACTSLGIPLIYKGSFDKANRSSGTSKRGVGLDAGLKILDEVRRQLQLPILTDVHDESHIAEVASVVDVLQTPAFLCRQTDFIRAVAQCGKPVNIKKGQFLAPWDMKNVIDKARAAAEEVGLSPDRFLACERGVSFGYNNLVADMTSLAEMRKSGAPVVFDVTHSVQKPGGLGGSSGGARDMVPVLARAGVAAGVAGLFMETHPRPAEAWSDGPNAVPLRHMKALLETLVALDSVTKKTPLLEDNFQ; translated from the coding sequence ATGAAGCTTTGCGATTTTGAGATCGGCCTCGATCGTCCCTTTTTCCTGATCGCCGGAACCTGCTCCATCGAGGGCTTGGAAATGTCCATCGAAGTGGCAGGGCAGCTCAAAGAGGCATGCACCAGCTTGGGCATCCCCTTGATTTACAAGGGCTCGTTCGACAAGGCCAACCGCTCCTCCGGGACCAGCAAGCGTGGTGTCGGCTTGGATGCCGGACTGAAAATTCTGGACGAAGTACGCCGCCAACTGCAATTGCCCATCCTGACCGATGTGCATGACGAGTCGCATATCGCCGAAGTCGCCAGCGTGGTGGATGTGTTGCAAACACCCGCGTTCTTATGCCGCCAAACTGACTTCATCCGTGCCGTTGCCCAATGTGGCAAGCCGGTGAACATCAAAAAGGGGCAATTCCTTGCCCCTTGGGACATGAAGAATGTGATCGACAAAGCCCGTGCTGCTGCGGAAGAAGTCGGCCTCTCTCCTGACCGCTTCTTGGCTTGCGAGCGCGGTGTGAGCTTTGGCTACAACAACCTGGTGGCGGACATGACCAGCTTGGCCGAGATGCGGAAGTCGGGCGCCCCAGTGGTATTCGACGTAACCCACTCTGTGCAAAAGCCTGGCGGCTTGGGCGGCAGCAGTGGTGGCGCGCGTGACATGGTGCCTGTGTTGGCCCGCGCCGGTGTGGCTGCCGGCGTGGCAGGACTCTTTATGGAGACTCATCCACGCCCCGCAGAAGCTTGGTCTGACGGCCCCAATGCCGTTCCACTGCGCCATATGAAAGCGTTGTTGGAAACTTTGGTCGCGCTGGATTCCGTAACCAAAAAAACCCCGTTGCTGGAAGACAACTTCCAGTAA
- a CDS encoding ATP-binding protein produces MGLKIAILGAESTGKSTLAHDLTLALQAAGTQAVTVSEYLREWCDLHQRTPRPDEQAGIAMEQTRRVAAPHGMTVVCDTTAMMTAIYSDVLFQDMSLYTEALADLRTCSHVLVTGLDLPWVEDGYQRDSPAGQQRVHQRLQTVLQEHDIAYSMVWGKGSLRLKAALRIVLPDQVEDDRQAAEQYARWLGQCEKCSDAACEHSLFRSLLAR; encoded by the coding sequence ATGGGCTTGAAAATAGCGATTCTCGGCGCGGAATCGACCGGCAAAAGTACCCTCGCGCACGATTTGACGCTCGCGCTACAAGCTGCCGGAACCCAGGCAGTTACTGTCTCTGAATATTTGCGCGAATGGTGCGATCTGCACCAAAGAACTCCCCGCCCCGACGAACAAGCCGGCATTGCCATGGAGCAAACACGCCGTGTTGCCGCGCCCCACGGCATGACCGTGGTTTGTGACACCACGGCCATGATGACGGCCATTTATAGCGATGTGCTTTTCCAAGACATGAGCCTTTACACCGAAGCTCTCGCGGACCTGCGCACCTGCTCGCATGTTCTGGTCACGGGTTTAGATTTGCCTTGGGTGGAAGATGGCTACCAACGCGACAGCCCTGCAGGGCAACAGCGGGTCCATCAGCGCTTGCAAACGGTATTGCAGGAACACGACATTGCCTATTCCATGGTGTGGGGCAAAGGCTCCTTGCGACTCAAGGCTGCCTTGCGTATCGTGTTACCCGACCAGGTGGAAGACGATCGCCAAGCCGCCGAACAATACGCACGTTGGCTTGGCCAATGTGAGAAGTGTTCGGACGCGGCCTGTGAACACAGCCTCTTCAGGTCTTTGCTAGCCCGTTAG